A genomic window from Haliaeetus albicilla chromosome 10, bHalAlb1.1, whole genome shotgun sequence includes:
- the ACD gene encoding adrenocortical dysplasia protein homolog isoform X1 yields MAAAAAAAAAACPGGAGAGEQRGGREQPGAAAGPRQVLGPGFVFENRNTSSKVYILQPWIVNLLVNYEQLDASENLLAGQVLRVLSDSTAPGQPGVLQDAVLQVSDGSYYIRVVITPEALQAEENTHMQLRLSSLICRIIVLQKYTVCFREEARLEDCEFYLMAQRFIVLPMERQRLESSDGNQEPSVLQKIKELWLRSLTLKNAPSSEPSISQLIDAIGQNQLEVLKENAEECLDLQMPEDMPATVKDEVPVTQWEAERKKEQGEDVFVVLANTLVIPPEEEEAVACDASKADTSEATPGKSGDGRTVPSDPSVISQASSGESTALSGSLEGSLDNPWNGLPPISLTLNSSDEKSFQHDVAADSNTPDLLEPCSQDSPKGLPHGEPVQTSSPSLFHSYGNTSPVEAGTTWAVSAAEAACDAPCASQGPQVSGGSQAPLPSLSPSFPVLPSSRSQSLPEGIPHREQADSSGTASPPDTMKHDPAHARTQEGDAVGAKRKLLAGDGQALPAVCGQQHSRGAPWGRGKDTGRRLELTSTLGAKKSRKEETGLRHGKEFSEEEEEEQVSPTSGPSSRPEQRRALQPYVKEKPAQYRYEAPSPELCERIRSVRISKAMLKWACWILTDREVDS; encoded by the exons atggcggcggcggcggcggcggcggcggccgcttgtcccggcggggcgggcgcgggggagcagcgcggcgggcgggagcagccgggggcggcggcggggccgcggcagGTGCTGGGGCCCGG GTTTGTGTTTGAGAATAGGAATACGTCTTCTAAAGTCTACATCCTGCAGCCTTGGATTGTCAACCTCTTGGTGAATTACGAGCAGCTGGATGCCAGTGAGAATCTCCTGGCCGGGCAGGTCCTGCGG GTTTTGAGTGACTCAACTGCTCCAGGCCAACCTGGGGTCCTCCAAGATGCTGTCCTACAGGTCTCAGATGGGTCCTACTACATCCGTGTGGTCATTACACCCGAAGCTCtgcaagcagaggaaaa CACCCACATGCAGCTCAGGCTTTCCAGCCTTATTTGCAGAATTATCGTCTTGCAGAAGTACACGGTGTGTTTCCGGGAGGAGGCCAGACTG GAGGATTGCGAGTTTTACCTCATGGCCCAGCGTTTCATCGTGCTGCCCATGGAGAGGCAGAGGTTGGAGTCATCTGACGG GAACCAGGAGccctctgtgctgcagaagaTAAAGGAGCTCTGGCT GAGGAGTCTCACTCTGAAGAACGCTCCCAGCTCAG AGCCATCCATCTCTCAGTTGATCGATGCCATAGGACAGAACCAGCTGGAGGttttgaaggaaaatgctgaGGAATGCTTGGATTTGCAGATGCCCGAGGACATGCCAGCGACAGTGAAGGATGAGGTTCCTGTCACCCAGTGGGAGGCAGAGCGTAAGAAAGAG CAGGGCGAGGACGTCTTCGTGGTCCTGGCCAACACCCTGGTTATCcctcctgaggaggaggaggcagttGCTTGTGATGCTTCCAAGGCAG ACACAAGCGAAGCAACTCCTGGGAAGAGCGGTGATGGCAGGACAGTGCCAAGTGACCCGAGTGTCATATCCCAAGCAAGCT CTGGCGAGTCAACAGCCTTGTCGGGGAGCTTGGAGGGATCCCTCGACAACCCCTGGAACGGACTCCCCCCAATATCTTTGACCCTGAACTCTTCAGATG AGAAGAGCTTTCAACATGACGTGGCTGCTGACAGCAACACCCCTGACTTGCTGGAACCGTGTAGCCAGGACTCTCCCAAGGGCTTGCCGCACGGAGAGCCAGTGCaaacctcctctccctccttgttCCACTCCTACGGCAATACCAGTCCAGTGGAGGCTGGCACCACCTGGGCAGTGTCAGCTGCGGAGGCAGCCTGCGATGCCCCCTGCGCTTCTCAAGGCCCACAGGTATCGGGGGGCTCTCAGGCCCCCCTGCCatctctttctccatcttttcctGTCTTGCCCAGCAGCCGCTCACAATCCCTGCCTGAAGGGATACCTCACAGGGAGCAGGCAGACTCCAGTGGCACAGCTTCCCCTCCAGATACGATGAAGCATGATCCGGCTCATGCCAGGACCCAGGAAGGAGATGCTGTGGGTGCCAAGAGGAAGCTGCTGGCAGGAGATGGCCAGGCACTGCCAGCCGTCTGTGGGCAGCAGCATTCCCGAGGTGCCCCATGGGGCAGGGGAAAAGACACAGGCAGGAGGCTGGAGCTCACAAGCACACTGGGTGCgaagaagagcagaaaggaagagacaggACTGCGGCATGGAAAGGAGTtctcagaggaggaggaagaagagcaagTATCCCCAACGAGTGGCCCCAGCTCCAGGCCGGAGCAGCGCAGAGCTCTGCAGCCG
- the LOC138687102 gene encoding C-signal-like, translating to MAGLQVCSVLVTGANRGIGLGLVRQFLGMPSPPTWVFAACRDPKGQRAQELQNLASKHPNLVIIPLEVTDPASIKAAAARVGDHLVGLGLNLLINNAGITKLNSLDAETLENMTRIYTTNTVGPLLLGQAFLPLLKKAAQGSPGSALSCSKAAIINMSSYGGSIASPSGWDLMQIVSYRCSKAALNMLTKCQSLGYREHGILCAALHPGWVQTDMGGSIGQTPAVTVDASVRGMLNVLSSLAEKDTGTFLDWHGKVVPW from the exons ATGGCAGGGCTTCAGGTCTGTTCTGTTCTGGTGACTGGGGCCAACCGGGGAATTGGCCTGGGGCTTGTGCGGCAGTTCCTGGGGATGCCAAGCCCACCCACATGGGTCTTTGCAGCTTGTCGGGACCCCAAGGGACAGCGAGCGCAG GAGTTACAGAATTTGGCATCGAAACACCCCAACCTGGTCATCATCCCACTCG AAGTCACTGACCCTGCCAGCATCaaggcagctgcagccagagTTGGGGACCACCTGGTGGGCTTGGGGCTGAACCTCCTCATCAACAACGCTGGAATCACCAAGCTGAACTCACTTGATGCTGAGACGCTGGAGAACATGACACGGATTTACACCACCAACACAGTTGGGCCCCTGCTGCTGGGCCAG GCGTTCCTGCCCTTGCTGAAGAAGGCTGCCCAGGGGAGCCCGGGCTCAGCgctgagctgcagcaaggcagcCATCATCAACATGTCCAGCTATGGGGGCTCCATTGCTTCTCCCTCTGGTTGGGATCTGATGCAAATTGTCTCGTACCGCTGCAGCAAG GCTGCTCTGAACATGCTGACCAAGTGCCAGTCCCTGGGGTACCGGGAGCATGGCATCCTCTGCGCTGCTCTCCACCCTGGCTGGGTGCAAACCGACATGGGGGGCTCCATCGGACAGACG cctgcCGTGACAGTGGACGCCAGCGTGCGAGGGATGCTGAACGTGCTCTCCTCCCTCGCTGAGAAGGACACCGGCACCTTCCTGGACTGGCACGGGAAGGTCGTGCCCTGGTGA
- the ACD gene encoding adrenocortical dysplasia protein homolog isoform X3 produces the protein MLMLRCVPTCPGVVGVAVGGAPVCVWVVQLHSSSLQDVLLCSFSSTHMQLRLSSLICRIIVLQKYTVCFREEARLEDCEFYLMAQRFIVLPMERQRLESSDGNQEPSVLQKIKELWLRSLTLKNAPSSEPSISQLIDAIGQNQLEVLKENAEECLDLQMPEDMPATVKDEVPVTQWEAERKKEQGEDVFVVLANTLVIPPEEEEAVACDASKADTSEATPGKSGDGRTVPSDPSVISQASSGESTALSGSLEGSLDNPWNGLPPISLTLNSSDEKSFQHDVAADSNTPDLLEPCSQDSPKGLPHGEPVQTSSPSLFHSYGNTSPVEAGTTWAVSAAEAACDAPCASQGPQVSGGSQAPLPSLSPSFPVLPSSRSQSLPEGIPHREQADSSGTASPPDTMKHDPAHARTQEGDAVGAKRKLLAGDGQALPAVCGQQHSRGAPWGRGKDTGRRLELTSTLGAKKSRKEETGLRHGKEFSEEEEEEQVSPTSGPSSRPEQRRALQPYVKEKPAQYRYEAPSPELCERIRSVRISKAMLKWACWILTDREVDS, from the exons ATGCTCATGCTGAGATGTGTTCCAACATGCCCTGGTGTGGTTGGTGTGGCTGTTGGGGGAGCCCCGGTATGTGTCTGGGTGGTCCAGCTCCATTCTTCATCTCTCCAAGACgttctgctctgctctttttctAGCACCCACATGCAGCTCAGGCTTTCCAGCCTTATTTGCAGAATTATCGTCTTGCAGAAGTACACGGTGTGTTTCCGGGAGGAGGCCAGACTG GAGGATTGCGAGTTTTACCTCATGGCCCAGCGTTTCATCGTGCTGCCCATGGAGAGGCAGAGGTTGGAGTCATCTGACGG GAACCAGGAGccctctgtgctgcagaagaTAAAGGAGCTCTGGCT GAGGAGTCTCACTCTGAAGAACGCTCCCAGCTCAG AGCCATCCATCTCTCAGTTGATCGATGCCATAGGACAGAACCAGCTGGAGGttttgaaggaaaatgctgaGGAATGCTTGGATTTGCAGATGCCCGAGGACATGCCAGCGACAGTGAAGGATGAGGTTCCTGTCACCCAGTGGGAGGCAGAGCGTAAGAAAGAG CAGGGCGAGGACGTCTTCGTGGTCCTGGCCAACACCCTGGTTATCcctcctgaggaggaggaggcagttGCTTGTGATGCTTCCAAGGCAG ACACAAGCGAAGCAACTCCTGGGAAGAGCGGTGATGGCAGGACAGTGCCAAGTGACCCGAGTGTCATATCCCAAGCAAGCT CTGGCGAGTCAACAGCCTTGTCGGGGAGCTTGGAGGGATCCCTCGACAACCCCTGGAACGGACTCCCCCCAATATCTTTGACCCTGAACTCTTCAGATG AGAAGAGCTTTCAACATGACGTGGCTGCTGACAGCAACACCCCTGACTTGCTGGAACCGTGTAGCCAGGACTCTCCCAAGGGCTTGCCGCACGGAGAGCCAGTGCaaacctcctctccctccttgttCCACTCCTACGGCAATACCAGTCCAGTGGAGGCTGGCACCACCTGGGCAGTGTCAGCTGCGGAGGCAGCCTGCGATGCCCCCTGCGCTTCTCAAGGCCCACAGGTATCGGGGGGCTCTCAGGCCCCCCTGCCatctctttctccatcttttcctGTCTTGCCCAGCAGCCGCTCACAATCCCTGCCTGAAGGGATACCTCACAGGGAGCAGGCAGACTCCAGTGGCACAGCTTCCCCTCCAGATACGATGAAGCATGATCCGGCTCATGCCAGGACCCAGGAAGGAGATGCTGTGGGTGCCAAGAGGAAGCTGCTGGCAGGAGATGGCCAGGCACTGCCAGCCGTCTGTGGGCAGCAGCATTCCCGAGGTGCCCCATGGGGCAGGGGAAAAGACACAGGCAGGAGGCTGGAGCTCACAAGCACACTGGGTGCgaagaagagcagaaaggaagagacaggACTGCGGCATGGAAAGGAGTtctcagaggaggaggaagaagagcaagTATCCCCAACGAGTGGCCCCAGCTCCAGGCCGGAGCAGCGCAGAGCTCTGCAGCCG
- the ACD gene encoding adrenocortical dysplasia protein homolog isoform X2, protein MAAAAAAAAAACPGGAGAGEQRGGREQPGAAAGPRQVLGPGFVFENRNTSSKVYILQPWIVNLLVNYEQLDASENLLAGQVLRVLSDSTAPGQPGVLQDAVLQVSDGSYYIRVVITPEALQAEENTHMQLRLSSLICRIIVLQKYTVCFREEARLEDCEFYLMAQRFIVLPMERQRLESSDGNQEPSVLQKIKELWLRSLTLKNAPSSEPSISQLIDAIGQNQLEVLKENAEECLDLQMPEDMPATVKDEVPVTQWEAERKKEGEDVFVVLANTLVIPPEEEEAVACDASKADTSEATPGKSGDGRTVPSDPSVISQASSGESTALSGSLEGSLDNPWNGLPPISLTLNSSDEKSFQHDVAADSNTPDLLEPCSQDSPKGLPHGEPVQTSSPSLFHSYGNTSPVEAGTTWAVSAAEAACDAPCASQGPQVSGGSQAPLPSLSPSFPVLPSSRSQSLPEGIPHREQADSSGTASPPDTMKHDPAHARTQEGDAVGAKRKLLAGDGQALPAVCGQQHSRGAPWGRGKDTGRRLELTSTLGAKKSRKEETGLRHGKEFSEEEEEEQVSPTSGPSSRPEQRRALQPYVKEKPAQYRYEAPSPELCERIRSVRISKAMLKWACWILTDREVDS, encoded by the exons atggcggcggcggcggcggcggcggcggccgcttgtcccggcggggcgggcgcgggggagcagcgcggcgggcgggagcagccgggggcggcggcggggccgcggcagGTGCTGGGGCCCGG GTTTGTGTTTGAGAATAGGAATACGTCTTCTAAAGTCTACATCCTGCAGCCTTGGATTGTCAACCTCTTGGTGAATTACGAGCAGCTGGATGCCAGTGAGAATCTCCTGGCCGGGCAGGTCCTGCGG GTTTTGAGTGACTCAACTGCTCCAGGCCAACCTGGGGTCCTCCAAGATGCTGTCCTACAGGTCTCAGATGGGTCCTACTACATCCGTGTGGTCATTACACCCGAAGCTCtgcaagcagaggaaaa CACCCACATGCAGCTCAGGCTTTCCAGCCTTATTTGCAGAATTATCGTCTTGCAGAAGTACACGGTGTGTTTCCGGGAGGAGGCCAGACTG GAGGATTGCGAGTTTTACCTCATGGCCCAGCGTTTCATCGTGCTGCCCATGGAGAGGCAGAGGTTGGAGTCATCTGACGG GAACCAGGAGccctctgtgctgcagaagaTAAAGGAGCTCTGGCT GAGGAGTCTCACTCTGAAGAACGCTCCCAGCTCAG AGCCATCCATCTCTCAGTTGATCGATGCCATAGGACAGAACCAGCTGGAGGttttgaaggaaaatgctgaGGAATGCTTGGATTTGCAGATGCCCGAGGACATGCCAGCGACAGTGAAGGATGAGGTTCCTGTCACCCAGTGGGAGGCAGAGCGTAAGAAAGAG GGCGAGGACGTCTTCGTGGTCCTGGCCAACACCCTGGTTATCcctcctgaggaggaggaggcagttGCTTGTGATGCTTCCAAGGCAG ACACAAGCGAAGCAACTCCTGGGAAGAGCGGTGATGGCAGGACAGTGCCAAGTGACCCGAGTGTCATATCCCAAGCAAGCT CTGGCGAGTCAACAGCCTTGTCGGGGAGCTTGGAGGGATCCCTCGACAACCCCTGGAACGGACTCCCCCCAATATCTTTGACCCTGAACTCTTCAGATG AGAAGAGCTTTCAACATGACGTGGCTGCTGACAGCAACACCCCTGACTTGCTGGAACCGTGTAGCCAGGACTCTCCCAAGGGCTTGCCGCACGGAGAGCCAGTGCaaacctcctctccctccttgttCCACTCCTACGGCAATACCAGTCCAGTGGAGGCTGGCACCACCTGGGCAGTGTCAGCTGCGGAGGCAGCCTGCGATGCCCCCTGCGCTTCTCAAGGCCCACAGGTATCGGGGGGCTCTCAGGCCCCCCTGCCatctctttctccatcttttcctGTCTTGCCCAGCAGCCGCTCACAATCCCTGCCTGAAGGGATACCTCACAGGGAGCAGGCAGACTCCAGTGGCACAGCTTCCCCTCCAGATACGATGAAGCATGATCCGGCTCATGCCAGGACCCAGGAAGGAGATGCTGTGGGTGCCAAGAGGAAGCTGCTGGCAGGAGATGGCCAGGCACTGCCAGCCGTCTGTGGGCAGCAGCATTCCCGAGGTGCCCCATGGGGCAGGGGAAAAGACACAGGCAGGAGGCTGGAGCTCACAAGCACACTGGGTGCgaagaagagcagaaaggaagagacaggACTGCGGCATGGAAAGGAGTtctcagaggaggaggaagaagagcaagTATCCCCAACGAGTGGCCCCAGCTCCAGGCCGGAGCAGCGCAGAGCTCTGCAGCCG
- the LOC138687101 gene encoding LOW QUALITY PROTEIN: C-signal-like (The sequence of the model RefSeq protein was modified relative to this genomic sequence to represent the inferred CDS: inserted 1 base in 1 codon), with protein MAALARSILVTGSNRGIGLELVRQLAASPRAPQHIFATCRDPRGPRGKALQELAAQHPSIKLVQLDAVNLPSIRGAVRAVGSHLKDQGLNLLINNAGVSSHATLRSLDSREMLSAFATNVVRPVQVTKEFLPLLEKAAKGVGKEGLSCSRAAVINISTKLGSIGLCLRVPEXPMYPYRASKAAQNMVTRCMAAELQDKGILCVAIHPGWVKTDMGTEKAPLMVEHSVQGILMVLASLSQDTSGAFLDWEGNTLPW; from the exons ATGGCTGCGCTGGCTCGGAGCATCCTAGTGACGGGGTCCAACCGGGGCATTGGGCTGGAGCTCGTGAGGCAGCTCGCCGCCAGCCCCCGGGCCCCCCAGCACATCTTTGCCACCTGCCGTGACCCCAGGGGTCCGAGAGGGAAG GCCCTGCAAGAATTAGCTGCCCAGCACCCCAGCATCAAACTGGTCCAGCTAG ACGCAGTGAACTTGCCCAGCATCCGAGGTGCTGTGCGGGCTGTGGGGTCTCATCTGAAGGACCAGGGCTTGAACCTGCTCATCAACAACGCGGGTGTCAGCTCGCATGCCACACTGCGCTCTCTGGATTCGCGGGAGATGCTCTCTGCGTTCGCCACCAATGTGGTCAGGCCAGTTCAGGTTACCAAG GAATTTCTGCCACTCCTGGAGAAGGCAGCGAAGggtgtggggaaggaggggctgagctgcagcagggccGCAGTCATCAACATCTCCACCAAACTGGGCTCCATTGGGCTGTGCCTCAGGGTGCCAG GCCCCATGTACCCGTACCGTGCCAGCAAG GCTGCCCAGAACATGGTGACGAGGTGCATGGCTGCAGAGCTCCAAGACAAGGGGATCTTGTGCGTGGCCATCCATCCTGGCTGGGTGAAGACTGACATGGGGACGGAGAAG GCACCCCTGATGGTGGAGCACAGTGTGCAGGGCATCCTGATGGTGCTGGCCAGCCTCTCACAGGACACCTCTGGAGCCTTCCTTGACTGGGAAGGGAACACCCTGCCTTGGTGA